In the Balaenoptera acutorostrata chromosome 16, mBalAcu1.1, whole genome shotgun sequence genome, AGATGAAACCACCTCAAAGagtttttctcttggttttttcAGTGATTAAACTCCTTTGAATGGATACTCTCAGGTGGATTCTTCTTgaattgaattttattctataaCATATACTTTTATGCGGTGGTTTTAAGTTAATTTTAAGCAATGAAGTCTCCAGTTTAATGTGacatcttttttttggggggggggatcaTTTTTTGACAGGCCTGGAAATGAACATACAAGGGGTGGGGTATGCCAAGATTCTTTACAGACTGTTTCTCAGTCATAATGGTATGACAGGGAATAGTTTCCAGATTATTAAAGCCTTATTATTAACCAGTTTATCAAATTGAATTTCAAATCTTAGAACAGAACCTAAAATGTTTAGGGTATGAACAGCTCTAATTAAGATTGCTATTACTGTTTCATATACAGTGTGAATATTAAATAATGGAACCTAATTTGGTACTGCAACTGTCATACGTATGCGTTGCCTGATAAGATAAAAATTGAGATAGAACTTTAGTCTGTGAGAGACATACCAGCCTTCTCTACTCTTTATTGCTTGAGCAATAGTGACGTAGTGAAACTGATGGGATCAATTTGTAGCACCTGTTTAAGAAATAACTAGTGCAAGCATGACGTGCATTTTGGAGGAGCTCATATTTGTGAAAGTTTTTAGTGGGGAGAAATAGGTGTTAGTCTTAAATTTTTGGGGGGGAAAAgagtatttgaaaagaaatttaaaagaatatatggatttaaaaataataactagcaCCTTGCAAAACCATACTGGATTACTGTTATTGTGTgctaattttttgtttgtataaAGATAGCTATTGTCCTAAAGCCTCAAAGTTGGACTGATGACTTTCCACTTAAATGTTAATTTATAGTGCTAATACTGTCAAAGCTTAGTCTGTGCTTTGATCCGGtaatacttttttcttaattaaaattttcagaGTGTCCTGATGCTCTTCAGTGTTCCTCAACAATTCCTTCTCATTACAAGAGATACACTCATCTCCTGCTAGCTCAAAGCAGGGCTAGTAATTGTCCTTTCAGCGATCCATCCCATGAGTCAGGTGGGAGTTTCAGTGAGACTAATTCAGGCTTTCTTTGTAGCCTTAAGGAAAGATGGTCTCCATATCAGAAACAAAcagataacttaaaaaaaaatgtttcaactgATCCCTTGTTAGTGACACAATGTCTAAGAAAATCTCAGTCTCCAACTGAAACTGATAAAAAGGTTTCCTCTTCAACAAATATCCAAACTTCCCAACAAGTCCCACAATTTACAGAACTTGTTAATGATGACAAACTGGTAGGATTTGGTTTGCCTCTTGCTGAAGAATTAGACAGTCAAAACAGCCCAGAACACATAAATTTGACATTGCCAGAAAATGACTTTAGCAACTGTGAAATCTCCTATTCTCCACTTCAAAGTGATGAAGAAACTTATGATACAGGTGAAAAGCTGGATGATTCACAACAGGAACTATTCTTTACGGAAAGCTCTAAAGATGGCAGCCTAGAAGAAGATGAAAATAGCTCCACTTTGTCTAAAAAACTCCATGACCCTTTACTGAAGGACCAGGAGGAGAGCTGCCCCAAAATGGATAGCTTCTTAACTCAGGAGAAATACGATGAAGAACTGTATAAATGCAACACTCTCAATGATTCATCTCAACTTACTTTCCAAAGTAAGAGTATTATTTTACGTGATGATCCAGCATATACTGATGATGATTTTATATTGTTTCCACccgcattagcagagaggtttacTTCTCCTAGTTACCAAGCCACTAAAGCCAAACCTGATGAGCCAGAATTTCACTCATCTCAATCAAATAAAGAGAAACAGGTAATTGAAGAATCAGCTGTTTACAATCAACTTTCTTTTCCATTACTTAAGAGTAAAATGTCAAAACCTTTTGAAAGCCAGCGAGGAGGGTGTCATTCTTTCCAACCAACCCAAAGTAAAACTAGAGAATTATCAAGTAAGAATTTCAGTGCTAAACACAATACAAACTCAGCATGTTTCTGTAGAAAGGCATTAGATGGTATGCTAGACAGTAAAGTTACAGCTTTAAATACAGCGATATTTTCTAGTACACCTACTGCTGCTAAGTCTTTGAAAATATTGCCATCTGGCCCTAAGTGTAATGCATCACAACCTTCTACTAAGGTAATGAAGCAAATGGATATAGGTGTGTATTTTGGACTACCacccaaaagaaaagaagagaaattgcTGGTGGAAAGTGCATTAGAAGGGATGAACTTAAATACAGTTGTAAGTCCTAATGAAAAGAGGTCCCGGCAGtgcaagaggaaaagagaaaaatctttaagtGATTTAGAATTAGAGGCAAATAATTTAAGTGAGAGTCAGCCCTCTGTGGAACTTTCTCATAAGAGGTCACAGCATCAAAGAAAGAGACTTAAAAAGTCAGATTCACTGCAGGAAGGAGTACATCAGAAGAGTTCAGGTCACCGTAACAAGACAGAACCTGGAACAGTCAAGTTAAGGAAAGACAGAGTCTTCATAAAATCAGCTCATGGCAGGCTGCAGAGAGGGAACACGAAAATCCCAGAGTCATCGAATGCAGGAGAATTAAGGAAAAGGACATGTCCATTCTATAAGAAAATACCTGGTAAGTTGAAATATCAAGGCTTATTATATCTACGAAGATGCAACTTTTTTGAATTACATGTTCATTGCCCgtgttatgtgtgtgtgaaacaatttttttgtgtgtgtttactttTTATACCTCATCGGCctgtaacagattttttttcctatttaatcttttttactccattcaattcagcaaacttttattaaacatattcTATATATAAGGTACTATACTATTTAGATAGATATTACAGATCTGACAAAGATTCATATAGATCAGCTTAATACAGAAGGAGGGAGGGCTCTCTGTAAGTAACCATAATAACAGTCTCTGAGCACTTAAGAAAAATGCAAGTACTAAATAGcttcaaagaaggaaaatgtcaCAGGTTATACAGGTCATAATACATGCTAAACATTTTTAAACCATATCATAACTtagtttctcagtcttttcatgttcttataaTTTCTCATGTCTTCATAGATGAGTTAGTAGAAAAATGTGtagtaaaatgaattttattattgAAGAAAACAGGTACCCTTCttctgaaaagaatataaaactgcCCAAATATACTTGGTTTCAGAAAGttttttaatatgcttttttGATATTCTAAATCTATTCAATataatttgttcaaaatatttatgtaaagaaAAGCATTTATGTACATCATAGTGccagttctgtttttaataattattttgattaattttctgtattttaagtgAGCCCAGAATTAGTGGGCCATGTGTGGATAGGCCTCTGTAGAACTGTGGAGGTATGTTTATTTACCAGCATATCACAGTCAGCGCACTTGTTTTTTCTCATGAACAAATTTCAGAACAGCtcaatcttttgtttttttcattattgctcCTCTAGGGAGGctttttaggctttttgtttgtttgtttgtttcccttcctcctccccacctcccacagtGAAATTCAAATACTACAGATACCCTGTTTATCTGTTATTGTACTGTGGCCCTTTGGAGGGCCATTAGATTATTTGGGTCATTAACCATTTTTGCCCCTTAGAAGCATACCAATATCACCCCCATTGagaattcatgttttaaaagaaagttagCATTCTCCTTTTGCTGTTTTGCAGAAGTAAAGGATTTTAGGTGCCCAGTAAGTATTGTGAAAACACTCagcaaaacaaaactcatttgtagcttagtatttttaattttttttgtacaGTTATTCATTAAAAAGCCTATACTGGGATATTTAATGGAAGCTTATTATAAGACTCATTTTCGTCTCTAGTATCACCTTTTGCTGAATTTATGtgatgtagatttttaaattaaaatgtaaagttaaGTTGGAAATGAGATGTAAAGGTGTCAGAGGGTTTGCTATATAAGCAAATTAGGTTGCTTTTACTTACTTAGCTATTGCTCAAGCAGCTGTGTTGGTGTTTTCATTGTAGGAACTGGCTTTACAGTCGATGCCTTTCAGTATGGATTGGTTGAAGGTTGCACGGCCTATTTTCTCACACATTTTCATTCTGATCATTATGCTGGATTGTCTAAAAACTTCACGTTTCCTGTTTATTGTAGTGAGGTAAGTTTTAGTATTCTAAATCCTGAATTTGTAGAATGCAGTGAATTTCTAACCAGCCTggttaaaaaaaaggtaattaagaTTGTAAGATCTATCCTTCTTCtaggaaatatatgaaaaaacacTCCACATTGagattctaaaattaaatgagttattgTCAATAGTtacaatagattttttaaattatgctttattATGTGGAAACAATAAACATTGATACCTCATGATGTACTGAAACACGTAagtttcattcagtaaatatttactgagtccctAAAAAGATACTCAAGGCAAAATACCTAACTTCAAGGAGCTTTCAGGCTACACATTCACAAATAGTACCGCAATGGGATCTGTATTGTAATAGAAAAGTGAACAGAATGCCTAAAAGGAGGGAGAAGCGGGGCTTTACTGTGTCCTAGGCTAAGGTTAGAAAAAGTTTCACAGTGAAAGAGATACCTTGAACTAATTATTAAAAGGTGAGCATTTTAATGTGTACTACTAAGGACTTTGGCTAGAATTTGATTTTATCCTCAAGCATTCTTgaattatcttctttttattaatgaagcagctgaggcttggagaggttaagtggcATGCCccaagtcacagagctagtaatggcagagtcagaatttgaacgcAGGTCTGTCTCATTTCAGAACaaggcagaggaaagaggagagagccTTCCGGGTAGAGAAGAGTTTGTGTAAAGGCACAGACACCTAAGAAGTATGCCCATTCCAGGAACTTCAGATAATTCACAATCACTAAAGACAAGATAGGAAATAACAGGAGATAAATCCACAGAAATGGGTAGGGGGCAGATCATGAAGGGTTTTGTATGACATGATGGAGATAATGGACTTTTTACACGTGAGGGAGAATCAGTGACACTGTTTAAGCAGAGTTGTGACACAGTCATTTTAGAAAGTTCTTCCGGGCATTCTGGAGGGTTTACATGAATATAAGTGGGAGAACCAGGAGATTATTAAGATGTTTGGGTTCTAAACTAGAtatgaaataaaagacatatttaatgttttaatgtaTCAGCAATAAGCACATCCTGTTTTGCAGATAACTGGCAATTTGTTGAAGAGCAAACTTCACGTGCAAGAACAATATATCCATCCATTGCCAACAGACACTGAATGTATAGTGAATGGTGTCAAGGTTGTTTTGCTAGATGCCAATCAGTAAGTATTAAAGTTACCTTAGTAATaccctatttttaaatattcaaaaggaAAACACATTGCATGGCTATTTAAGAACTTTTTATTGGAACTATTATGCTTGATATTTCATAAATGTCTTATTTAAGTAAGATAAGAAACACTTAAGTAAAATGTGTTTctccttttgaaaaataatatacccAATTACAGGATCAAAGATTAAATGTAGAGAGATTCTCTAAGTGTTCTCTAACCCATTTTTTAATGCAGTTTAAATTACTATGCTTTACATGAGactccatcttatttttttttaaatcttttaacatATTGCTGCTGTGCTTTAAGAGATAACCTTTTGCCATTTTCTTTAATATCACTTATATAAATTAACAGCTGGTACTCCATTcagattctagagggtttttttttttttcctttaagaaatcCTTTAGGTTTTTGATACTAAagtcttggaagatttttttcttggaaattgtttttctttttccctcattttttttaatgtaaagtacTGCCAGGATTCACATTGCCAAAATGTAACTGTCAGTCAGCTATGCATCTTTATAATTTCCATAGAATGTTAGCCTTATGTACCTTAGAGATCGTAGATGCCTAGAGAATTAAATTTAAGACTAAACCTAGGTTTCCTAAAATCCAGGCCTGTTATTTTTTTCAGGTTGCCTATAAGTTTTTGTCTGCTAACTTtgctgctgtttatttttttaatcaccaaTTATGATAACTcaggttctgattttttttttttggtcaactttattgaggtacaatttatataaataaaatggaccCACTTTAAATCTTTGCTGAATTTTGACAAAAGTAAACACCCATGTAATTCCCACCAcaataaaatgtggaaaatattcCCCACCACAGAAGTTTTCCTTGTGCTCCTTCCCAGTCAATCCCCAGCCCCGACTCTGACCCAGGAAACCATtgatttgttttctatgactATGGATTAGATTTGTCTTTACTAGGGATTCatctaaatgaaatcatatactaTCTTCtgttttgtatctggcttctgtcactcctcatgtttttgagattcattcatgctgTTGTGTGTTCCTTTTAATTACTGAGTACTATCTATTGTATGGACAcaatacaattattttttccattcactTCTTGTTGGACAACCgatttttgtttattgatcttatatcctgagACCTGGCTAAGCTTGCTCATTAGttgttgtaggttttttgtagattcttgaaaattttctacaTATGTCATCCACAAATAAAGATGCTTtcgttttacttctttctttccatttagaatgatattttttctcttatttattgtACGGGATTATGCTTTCAATAcagtgttgaataggagtgatgTGAGCAGACATATTGCCATGTTCTTGATCTTAAGGGGAACGCTTTCTGTCTTTTTccgttaagtatgatgttagcaatAGGTTTTTCGTAGATgccttttatcaggttgagaaaaaTCCCTTCTATTCCTATTCTGCTGGGAGTTTgtaatcatgaatgggtgttgaattttgtcaaatgtttcttTGGCATCTAATGAGGTGATAATACAACTTTTGTCCTCTATAATGTTAATGTGGTAAATGACAAAGATGGACTTAAACCAGCCTTGCATTACTGAGAGAAACACCACTTGGTCTTCATGTATTAccctttttcaaaatatatagctGGATTTgatatgctaatattttgttaaggaattttgtatctgttttaaaaagtatattggTCTATAGGGGTTTTTTTAACTACACTCTTGTCTTATTTTGATATCAGAGTAATACTGGTCTCATGAAATATTCCTTCGTCTATTTTCTAAAAGGTGTCAtgtagtaattatttttatttcttccctaagTGTTTGGTGGAAAATCTCTAGTGAAGTCATCGGGGCCTGAATTTTGGGGTCAGGGAGATAAGGGGAAGTTTTTAATTACAATTGTAAttatttcctgtgttttcctagaatttaaaatgaaaattctctgTGTTTCGGCAGTAATTTCCAAACCCCATTGTgtcaggggtccccaagaccaccttGAGGCTCAGTGGTTCACCAGAAGGACTCACAGGACACAGAAAAGCTGTTTTATTTGTGGTTACAGCTTATCACAGTGAATGggtacagattaaaatcagcaaagggaaaaaggCAAATGGAGGCAAATCCAGGAGAAACCAGGTGCAAGTTTCGAGGTGTCCTCTTCTAGTGGAGTGGCATAGATGTGCTTAATTCTCCCAGCAACAGTGTGTAACAACACGTAGGAGGTGtggccaaccagggaagctcagctGAGCCTTGGTATCCAGGGTTTTTTTATTGAGGGTCAATCATGTACACATGCCACACCCATGCTGATTGACCTGGGCTACTCAGACGCCAGTCCCCTAGAGCAAAGACAGATATTCACCATAGATCACACTGTTAACATAAACTAACTTATCAAACTAGTAACACATGGCCCAATGTGTCAGGCATACAAAACACTCTTAGCAGGCAGCATATTTCAAGGACTCAAAACTTATCTCCCAAGGGCCAGCCAATGACTATTCCTAAGGACAGGCCTTTCTTGGGGACCTGTGGAGTTTGCATAACACTGGCCTGCTGAATTAACCCTTTCCTGCAcaccattttttgtgtgtgtgtgacataaaTTTCCTTAAGTTAAAATGCTACATACCTTTGTAGTACAATGCTATGTCATTGTGGTCAGCTAATAAAGTATATTAACTTGTTGATGTTGAAATGAACACTCTTTCTTTAGATGCTTTGCCTGTGTTAAGAATATTCCTTTGAAATGTTTGTGTTCAGCTGTCCAGGTGCTGTCATGATCCTTTTTTATCTTCCTAACGGTTATGTCATACTACACACTGGAGACTTCAGAGCAGATCCCACCATGGAACGTTCTCTTCTTGCAGGCCAGAAAGTCCACACACTTTACTTAGATACAACGTAAGAGAAACTTTGTTTGTGTACTTCTTTTTTCCACCAACAGCATTTGCCCTGCATGTTATGAATAATTTGAACTTTTGCTTAGTTAATCAAAATGATAGCTTATTGTCAATTATCATTTTAAGTATTTATCAGGTGGATgctctttgaaaaaatatatacttaagaACAAATTTTGGATTGCAAGGCTTAACTGACTCCAGCTCAATTTTTATGTAATATCCTTTTGAAAATATAGTTTATGTAAAAATCTTGTTACTGAAACAAGGATGAAAAATTTGGGAGCAAACTTTAGGAAAACGCCTTTTAAAGTTTTCCTTTCAAAGTGTCTGTGTAACTATTAAGCATGAttgtgaagaaaaaaacagagaatgagATTCTGTCTGAATATTCAAACTTACTTTGTTCCTTTCTCCAAAAGGTAATCTATAAGTGGCAACCTTGAATTCCTAAGTGCTATAAACATAATGGTATAAACTATTATcttcttttatatattaaaatacctCATCAGTTGGTCAGAAATTATGTTAATCATTTCAACCTGTTTCAAGAAGAAGTGAGTTTGGATGGCATATCTTAGTAAGAGATGGTCTTTCCACAACTGGTTTTCTAATACTATAGTTAATTCTTCCATTCACCTAAATACTAGGTgaactaagaaaataattattttaaaacttttttttgttacTTTATTCTATTCTACATACAATTCTGATTTCTTTGTGAATATAGGGGATATGACTAAGTCTTTTCTTAATAATAAGAATTATGGCTGACcagcaaaaacaattttgaaaattggaaaaatatttgatgTGTGTACTTTATGAGATTTTTAGTGAAAAAGTGCTTAATTTTCATCTCAAATATCTATAACTAGTAGTCTTAGTGTTAATTTTTCATTGGGTGTTATTGTATTGAAGTAGACCCAACTGCATCTGCTGTAGTcccataatactatatatatttctatatctcctaaaagaaaataacaaccaGATGAATATTAACTGTTTGATTTAATGCTACTTCATTAAATTCATGTTCAGTttcattatcttaaaaatatatatatttttactaaatCAGAATTCTTTAGTCCAAAAAGATAATCCCTATAAATCGTATTTCCTTTGATAGGGattagggttaaaaaaaaagaagatattaagGCTTATAATTCATAGCTAAAATAGCTACCTAGAAAtattcttgaagaaaaaaaatgcaatttctttatttgagggttataaaagaaatatagttAAAAAGGTATATTGAAATATATAGTTCCATCATAAATAATCAATAGCTGGTAACAAATATTTTAACCACAGGCACTGGTGAGATAACTGCGGTGGTGTTAATGTACTATACTGCTGTTGTATGTAATTTTGCTAAAGCTTGTTTTCTAAAGTAGCATCCAACTTAATGCTATGactttcttcttgttcttttaatAAGTACCATATTTCCATATCACAGATACTGCAGCCCAGAATACTCTTTTCCGTCTCAGCAAGAGGTTATCCAGTTTGCCGTCAACACTGCCTTTGAGACTCTAACTCTAAACCCACGTGCTCTTGTTGTCTGTGGCACTTATTCTATTGGAAAAGAGAAAGTCTTCCTAGGTGGGTGGTAGCTGTAGCTAATTTACTGTTATTATAAAGATCAGATTCTTTTTGCATAAAGCCCGTTCAGGCTCTCTTCTTTCACTTGATATTTATTTCCTGAAACAGTTCAATATTACCTTTgaagttgaaagaaaaatttgatagagtttgattcatttaaattttgaaagGCTTAACTTAATGGAAACATTTGATAAGTATGTTTACAGTAGCCTTTATATCTACAAAATGTTTATAGAGCAAAAGTCCATGCTACATTAGTATTTTAGTAAACTTTGAAAGATGACTAGTGCATAGTTCTTTCACTGCATTCTTTGATGATAACCATCAATTAATTATTGAGACCAGTTTTAGTTTTTGTTCCTAAATGATTTTTGGATATGTAACTGCAGTTTGTCTACGTAGTATTGTACCATTTTGCAAAGTACTTCCATTTCTTCTTAACTGTGGTCCCATAATGTCAAACATTAAGATG is a window encoding:
- the DCLRE1A gene encoding DNA cross-link repair 1A protein — protein: MLEDAFLEQDIWEYKSKRKPKPVHPNNCSENIPKSVEKATDGQYQSKRNRNKKRTVEGKKKVKAPETCLGETDSQTSVASSQNSSCGDGVQQCQDREATPGKHCRTHKNKHVSPKIRPVYDGYCPNCQMPFSSLLGQTPRWHVFECLDSIPVSETECPDALQCSSTIPSHYKRYTHLLLAQSRASNCPFSDPSHESGGSFSETNSGFLCSLKERWSPYQKQTDNLKKNVSTDPLLVTQCLRKSQSPTETDKKVSSSTNIQTSQQVPQFTELVNDDKLVGFGLPLAEELDSQNSPEHINLTLPENDFSNCEISYSPLQSDEETYDTGEKLDDSQQELFFTESSKDGSLEEDENSSTLSKKLHDPLLKDQEESCPKMDSFLTQEKYDEELYKCNTLNDSSQLTFQSKSIILRDDPAYTDDDFILFPPALAERFTSPSYQATKAKPDEPEFHSSQSNKEKQVIEESAVYNQLSFPLLKSKMSKPFESQRGGCHSFQPTQSKTRELSSKNFSAKHNTNSACFCRKALDGMLDSKVTALNTAIFSSTPTAAKSLKILPSGPKCNASQPSTKVMKQMDIGVYFGLPPKRKEEKLLVESALEGMNLNTVVSPNEKRSRQCKRKREKSLSDLELEANNLSESQPSVELSHKRSQHQRKRLKKSDSLQEGVHQKSSGHRNKTEPGTVKLRKDRVFIKSAHGRLQRGNTKIPESSNAGELRKRTCPFYKKIPGTGFTVDAFQYGLVEGCTAYFLTHFHSDHYAGLSKNFTFPVYCSEITGNLLKSKLHVQEQYIHPLPTDTECIVNGVKVVLLDANHCPGAVMILFYLPNGYVILHTGDFRADPTMERSLLAGQKVHTLYLDTTYCSPEYSFPSQQEVIQFAVNTAFETLTLNPRALVVCGTYSIGKEKVFLAIADVLGSKVGMSKEKYNTLQCFNIPEINSLITTDMCNSLVHLLPMMQINFKGLQNHLKKYGGKYDKILAFRPTGWTHSNKLTSMADIIPQTKGNISIYGIPYSEHSSYPEMKRFVQWLKPQKIIPTVNVGTLRSRRTMEKYFKEWKLEAGY